Proteins from a genomic interval of Lolium perenne isolate Kyuss_39 chromosome 1, Kyuss_2.0, whole genome shotgun sequence:
- the LOC127338027 gene encoding putative leucine-rich repeat receptor-like protein kinase At2g19210, with protein MSATPWLLLLCLAGAAGGGVLQARAQPDSKGFITIDCGLEGESGYEGETTKLSYAPDNGDFTDDAGTCHNISAENITPSMGTTWYNVRSFPAGARNCYTLRSLVPGLKYLVRASFMYGNYDGLNRLPIFDLHIGVNYWHTVNISSPEAAKNVEAIVVVPDDFVQVCLINTGAGTPFISGLDLRPLKNTIYPQATKAQGLVLLARFNFGPTDKYDVIRYPDDPHDRFWFPWVNSVLWREMSTTRKVHNMNPDLFEAPPAVLRTAISPRNDIQIQFSWEPQPQPNDPSPAYFIIMHFTELQLLPANATREFYINLNGDLWDRDAVTPAYLYSGVYYNTFASRKSQYNITINATANSTLPPIINAVEVFSVIPTTNIATDSEDVAAIMAIKAKYQVRRNWMGDPCGPGTVMVWDTLTCNYTIAGPPRIRRVDLSSSGLNGDISYSFADLKAVQYLNLSTNNLVGSIPDALSQLSSLTVLDLSGNQLSGSIPSGLLRRIQDGSLNLRYDNNRDICTNNNSCKPIKTKSRLAMYIAIPAVVIVLIAVVALIFRFIRRKKQGKVSVRNKRSVKPQNNKMTSYAPGNDVYTDNSLLLVENRRFTYEELEMITNNFEKVLGQGGFAKVYNGFLEDGSQVAVKLLSNSSIEGVSEFLAEAQILTRIHHKNLVSLIGYCKDGDCMALVYEYMSEGTLQEHIEGRKYHGGCLPWKQRLRIALESAHGLEYLHKGCNPPLIHRDVKATNILLNTMMEAKISDFGLSKAFKGGSQHVSTEKVVGTPGYVDPEYHATMQLTAKSDVYSFGVVLLELVTGKPAILREPEAAPIGIIQWARQRMARGNIESVVDARMGGIYDVNSVWKVVEIALKCSAYASIQRPTMTNVVVQLQECIELEEGPADEDVNSSFYTGDSSDNPNLSYDEYVSDQSTNMSQSKISFPMKHDVKGVAAMPTGPTAR; from the exons ATGTCGGCCACGCCGTGGCTGCTGCTTCTCTGTCTCGCTGGCGCCGCCGGTGGAGGCGTGCTGCAAGCTCGCGCCCAGCCTGACAGCAAAG GATTCATAACCATAGACTGCGGCCTCGAGGGGGAGTCGGGCTACGAGGGCGAGACAACCAAGCTCTCCTACGCCCCGGACAACGGCGACTTTACCGACGACGCCGGCACCTGCCACAACATCTCGGCCGAGAATATCACGCCGTCGATGGGCACGACCTGGTACAACGTGCGCAGCTTCCCCGCCGGCGCCCGGAACTGCTACACGCTCCGCTCCCTCGTGCCCGGGCTCAAGTACCTCGTCCGCGCCAGTTTCATGTACGGCAACTACGACGGCCTCAACCGGCTGCCTATCTTTGACCTCCACATCGGCGTCAACTACTGGCACACGGTAAACATATCAAGTCCAGAAGCGGCGAAGAACGTGGAGGCCATCGTGGTGGTGCCGGACGACTTCGTGCAGGTCTGCCTGATCAACACCGGCGCCGGGACGCCATTCATCTCTGGGCTGGATCTGAGGCCGCTCAAAAACACGATCTATCCGCAGGCGACCAAGGCGCAGGGGCTTGTTCTGTTAGCCAGGTTCAACTTCGGCCCGACcgacaaatatgatgtcatcag GTATCCCGATGATCCACACGACAGATTCTGGTTCCCTTGGGTCAACTCAGTACTATGGAGAGAGATGTCAACAACGAGAAAGGTGCACAACATGAACCCAGATCTCTTTGAGGCGCCGCCCGCGGTGTTGCGGACAGCGATCAGCCCACGGAATGACATACAAATTCAATTCTCCTGGGAGCCCCAGCCCCAGCCCAACGAtccgtcgccagcatacttcatcATCATGCACTTCACTGAGCTACAGCTCCTCCCAGCCAATGCCACGCGCGAGTTCTACATCAACCTCAACGGCGATTTGTGGGACCGAGACGCTGTCACGCCAGCGTACCTCTATAGCGGCGTTTACTACAATACCTTCGCCTCCCGGAAGAGCcagtacaacatcacaatcaatgccactgccaactcgacgctACCACCGATCATCAACGCTGTTGAGGTGTTCTCCGTCATCCCGACCACCAACATTGCCACGGACTCCGAGGATG TGGCCGCTATCATGGCGATCAAGGCGAAGTATCAGGTGCGTAGAAACTGGATGGGTGACCCTTGCGGTCCTGGGACTGTTATGGTGTGGGACACTTTGACATGTAACTACACCATTGCAGGGCCTCCAAGGATTAGAAGAGT AGACCTATCCTCCAGTGGTCTGAACGGTGATATATCATATTCTTTCGCCGATCTTAAAGCTGTCCAATACTT AAATCTATCAACCAATAACTTGGTAGGCTCAATTCCAGATGCTCTTTCACAATTAAGTTCGCTGACAGTTCT AGATTTGTCCGGCAACCAACTTAGTGGATCTATCCCCTCTGGACTTCTCAGGAGAATCCAGGATGGTTCTCTGAATCTAAG ATATGACAACAATCGAGACATTTGCACCAACAACAATTCATGTAAGCCCATTAAAACAAAGAGCAGGTTGGCCATGTACATTGCTATACCTGCAGTTGTGATAGTGTTGATAGCAGTGGTAGCACTAATCTTTCGCTTTATAAGACGAAAGAAACAAGGTAAGGTATCGGTAAGAAACAAAC GCTCTGTGAAGCCCCAGAACAATAAAATGACGAGCTATGCACCAGGAAACGATGTCTACACGGACAATTCACTGCTGTTGG TTGAGAATCGCCGGTTCACATATGAGGAGCTCGAGATGATTACAAACAACTTCGAGAAAGTGCTAGGCCAGGGAGGGTTTGCAAAAGTCTACAACGGTTTCTTGGAGGACGGTAGCCAGGTTGCAGTGAAGTTGTTGTCTAATTCTTCTATTGAAGGTGTGAGCGAGTTCCTCGCGGAG GCTCAGATTTTGACCCGCATTCATCACAAGAATCTTGTCTCTTTGATTGGCTACTGCAAAGATGGGGATTGCATGGCACTTGTCTATGAATACATGTCAGAAGGTACCCTGCAGGAACATATTGAAG GAAGAAAATACCATGGAGGATGTTTACCCTGGAAACAGAGGCTCCGAATCGCACTTGAATCAGCTCATG GGCTAGAGTATTTGCACAAGGGTTGCAACCCGCCTCTGATTCACAGGGATGTGAAGGCCACAAACATCCTCTTAAATACGATGATGGAGGCCAAGATTTCCGACTTCGGCTTGTCTAAGGCTTTCAAAGGTGGCAGCCAGCACGTGTCCACGGAAAAGGTCGTCGGCACGCCCGGGTACGTCGATCCTGAGTACCATGCCACAATGCAACTGACGGCCAAGAGCGATGTCTACAGCTTCGGTGTCGTGCTTTTGGAGCTGGTTACAGGGAAGCCTGCCATACTACGAGAGCCGGAGGCAGCACCCATCGGCATCATTCAGTGGGCACGGCAACGTATGGCGCGGGGCAACATCGAAAGTGTCGTGGATGCACGCATGGGTGGCATTTACGATGTCAACAGCGTTTGGAAGGTGGTGGAAATCGCGCTTAAGTGCAGCGCGTATGCATCGATACAACGACCTACCATGACCAATGTTGTGGTACAGCTGCAAGAGTGCATCGAGCTCGAGGAGGGACCCGCCGATGAAGACGTGAACAGCAGTTTCTACACTGGTGATAGCAGTGACAACCCAAACTTGAGTTATGATGAGTACGTCTCTGATCAGTCCACCAATATGAGTCAGAGCAAAATTTCATTTCCAATGAAGCATGATGTTAAGGGGGTGGCTGCAATGCCAACCGGTCCTACTGCACGTTGA